One Eremothecium cymbalariae DBVPG#7215 chromosome 2, complete sequence DNA window includes the following coding sequences:
- a CDS encoding uncharacterized protein (similar to Ashbya gossypii ABR081C), with protein sequence MSLVSAAVDKGNAGVGGGSRRSVYQKDGKPLSKEALYRSKLKYGVFQSPARGSKIGVSDSKVASDAAAHRASSNKTSIESYKRLSVDENASKAATKANLQSQERPQTSSITSSVTGSSEASVGSARAASRKRQAVSGGPKEGANPRLGNMDITKVLEGAERAANKRIVDRINPVRQNYTYGLITGDKGRTGETNYSLTSSVVEQLKTKGEYVTEAENEADPNHIASHASNAALSHDPTESMDREAIERQARNSEYFKQLSSRQVLDLARARADLKLKQIDKETKDKLIFSNEEYNKVAVEIAKKHHEERQRLTGGKVNLGGGLWLAPEEVEHIAQGFITPVLADVDKRAVQQRAVDADIQRRTMDHEQKYAEWKALQKQKHDNDVLAQREARERHEQELGSVHEVFEDKLYNLVKEKKNLINEKEEELVKVQESYAKLKAELDDVLAQEATRVEKVFTERQTELEEDIATIKKENLEAIQPLDSELETKRIESDKLVAEHDQVKDTVDGLSADVETYKAKIAELNQQLLSVSATLQEQQEGLRALHASKDELEAQIDNNLVAASQASERAELSRKDVDLKRKEVDSVLSEYQAKLERAQDKLSKERSALLQTSLKVSQLKGMPSINESKARSLIGITSDEYLSKFANKKTKQPKKLTKHDDDSVEYIIAVTDTSPATFTNKKRGIFPNMKSRGSTSAATGQPSAKQRKIHPSAAYISNSPKKDSALGRFLQKIIPSKKNGSKKTNTNKKTPVARSSTVPVARKFEHQKKPVYTDSSQDVLGPGRRDHAKATDEEVDADDVRELLELERSNDSKDRRESLFKEVF encoded by the coding sequence ATGTCACTTGTTTCAGCTGCAGTTGATAAGGGTAATGCAGGTGTTGGAGGAGGGTCCCGAAGATCTGTATATCAGAAGGATGGAAAGCCGCTCTCCAAAGAGGCGTTATACCGATCGAAATTAAAGTATGGGGTGTTTCAGTCACCTGCGAGGGGTAGTAAAATTGGTGTTAGTGACTCTAAAGTTGCATCGGATGCAGCGGCGCACAGAGCCAGTTCGAATAAGACGTCTATTGAGTCTTACAAGCGGTtatctgttgatgaaaatgcGTCGAAAGCGGCTACGAAGGCCAATTTGCAGTCACAGGAGCGGCCTCAGACGTCAAGTATTACGTCTAGTGTGACTGGTTCATCTGAGGCTTCAGTCGGTTCTGCGAGGGCAGCTTCGAGAAAGAGACAGGCTGTTTCAGGGGGTCCCAAAGAGGGAGCGAATCCCAGATTGGGTAATATGGATATTACTAAAGTTTTGGAGGGTGCTGAAAGGGCAGCGAATAAGAGGATTGTGGACCGAATCAATCCTGTGAGGCAGAATTATACGTATGGGTTGATAACAGGGGACAAAGGTAGAACTGGGGAGACTAATTATTCTTTGACTTCTAGTGTGGTTGAACAGTTGAAGACCAAGGGAGAATATGTTACAGAAGCGGAGAACGAAGCTGATCCGAACCACATAGCTAGCCATGCTTCTAATGCTGCCTTGTCTCATGATCCTACAGAATCTATGGACAGGGAAGCCATCGAGCGCCAAGCTAGGAACTCTGAGTATTTTAAACAATTGAGTTCTCGGCAAGTATTGGATCTAGCTCGTGCTAGGGCAGACCTTAAACTGAAGCAAATCGATAAGGAGACCAAAGACAAGTTGATATTCAGCAACGAGGAATATAACAAAGTTGCTGTGGAAATTGCGAAGAAGCACCATGAAGAACGGCAGCGTTTGACTGGCGGGAAGGTCAACTTGGGTGGAGGTTTGTGGTTAGCTCCTGAGGAGGTTGAACACATTGCTCAAGGATTCATCACTCCTGTTCTGGCTGATGTGGACAAACGTGCTGTCCAACAGCGTGCGGTTGATGCTGACATCCAACGCAGGACTATGGATCATGAGCAGAAGTACGCTGAATGGAAGGCTCTACAAAAGCAGAAACATGACAACGATGTTCTGGCACAGAGAGAGGCTAGGGAGAGACATGAGCAGGAGCTGGGTTCTGTTcatgaagtttttgaagacaaACTATACAACTTGgtgaaggagaagaaaaatCTCATCAACGAGAAAGAGGAAGAGCTTGTGAAAGTTCAGGAGTCTTACGCCAAATTGAAAGCAGAGCTGGATGATGTCTTGGCACAAGAAGCTACTCGTGTTGAAAAGGTTTTTACGGAGCGCCAAACAGAGCTTGAGGAGGATATAGCTACCattaaaaaggaaaacttGGAAGCTATCCAACCCTTGGATAGTGAATTGGAAACTAAAAGGATTGAGAGTGATAAGCTGGTAGCTGAACACGATCAGGTGAAAGATACAGTTGATGGTTTATCAGCAGATGTCGAGACTTACAAAGCCAAGATTGCGGAGTTGAACCAACAACTTCTATCTGTTAGTGCGACTTTGCAAGAGCAGCAAGAAGGCTTGCGTGCTTTGCATGCTTCAAAGGATGAGTTAGAGGCACAGATTGACAACAATTTGGTGGCTGCTTCCCAGGCATCTGAACGCGCTGAGTTATCTCGTAAAGATGTAgatttaaaaagaaaagaggTAGATTCTGTCCTCAGTGAATATCAAGCTAAGCTGGAAAGGGCGCAGGATAAATTAAGTAAAGAGCGCTCAGCGTTACTGCAAACATCTTTAAAGGTCTCTCAGTTAAAGGGTATGCCTTCTATCAATGAAAGTAAAGCTAGATCTCTAATTGGAATTACTTCCGATGAATACCTCTCCAAGTTTGCCAACAAGAAAACGAAACAGCCCAAGAAACTTACCAAACATGACGATGATTCagttgaatatattattgCAGTAACTGATACATCTCCAGCAACCTTTACAAACAAGAAGCGTGGCATATTTCCTAATATGAAATCGCGGGGAAGTACTTCAGCTGCCACTGGGCAGCCTTCTGCAAAGCAAAGGAAGATTCATCCATCAGCGGCTTATATTTCCAATTCACCAAAGAAAGATTCTGCTCTTGGAAGATTCCTGCAGAAGATAATTCCTTCCAAGAAAAACGGTTCCAAGAAGACCAATACCAATAAAAAGACCCCTGTAGCAAGAAGTTCTACTGTCCCAGTTGCTAGGAAATTTGAACACCAGAAAAAGCCTGTGTACACTGATTCCAGCCAAGATGTTTTAGGGCCTGGAAGACGTGACCATGCAAAAGCAACcgatgaagaagttgatgctgatgatgtGCGAGAGCTTCTTGAGTTAGAGCGGTCTAACGACTCGAAGGACAGAAGAGAAAGTCTTTTCAAAGAAGTTTTCTAG
- the SFK1 gene encoding Sfk1p (similar to Ashbya gossypii ABR080W) — translation MAFPKPANPFFIVPWMALLPWYGMLIAMLVSWAVQGHPRYWFMSENANFVYISDIGATKLQPLFIAGSSWQGFWYCVSVACEYFQRSGHWPFIFLAYHRASTQLYPMSSSSGIESAPSVRVRYADLLVNQNYLMPPYYTVFERNMIVASFFFGVFGELALLMCSIFSTAKHHTVHLTMVGLFIALMYFSILCNLIEYFSMGRHYALLHPLAGPEIRLRKTSCNHWPGHIWNKFTISAIFKTIWLALATLWAIFFGKFNDSSVGSSFEWVLAFWLGIYLIIVCVDFYLGGRYKESKYFRQIESFEGHYKYDRLVLGEVKMHLEQFAQSPARPHYSDADELDIVV, via the coding sequence ATGGCATTTCCGAAACCAGCAAACCCCTTCTTCATTGTGCCTTGGATGGCACTACTACCATGGTATGGAATGCTGATAGCTATGCTCGTTAGTTGGGCGGTACAAGGACATCCGAGGTATTGGTTCATGTCTGAAAATGCGAATTTCGTGTATATCAGCGATATAGGGGCTACAAAACTCCAACCGTTGTTCATAGCTGGCTCATCCTGGCAGGGTTTTTGGTACTGTGTTTCGGTTGCATGTGAGTATTTTCAACGGTCTGGACATTGGCCGTTCATATTTTTGGCCTATCATCGCGCCTCAACTCAGCTGTATCCAATGTCCAGCTCCAGTGGTATAGAGAGTGCACCTTCAGTTAGAGTTCGGTATGCTGATCTGTTGGTGAACCAAAATTATTTGATGCCCCCATACTATACAGTTTTTGAACGGAATATGATAGTTGCatcatttttctttggagTCTTTGGTGAGTTAGCGCTCCTTATGTGCTCGATATTTTCTACTGCAAAACACCATACAGTACACTTGACAATGGTTGGTCTTTTTATTGCGCTGATGTATTTTTCGATCCTGTGCAACCtaattgaatatttttcaatggGCCGTCATTATGCATTATTGCATCCCTTAGCCGGACCGGAGATCAGATTGCGGAAAACTTCTTGCAATCACTGGCCTGGtcatatttggaacaaGTTTACTATCAGCGCTATATTTAAGACTATATGGCTGGCTCTAGCAACTTTGTGGGCCATATTCTTTGGTAAGTTCAATGATAGCTCCGTAGGTAGCTCTTTCGAATGGGTGCTGGCCTTTTGGCTAGGCATTTACCTTATAATAGTGTGTGTGGATTTTTACTTGGGTGGAAGATACAAGGAATCAAAGTATTTCCGTCAAATAGAATCTTTTGAAGGTCATTACAAATATGATCGATTAGTCCTTGGTGAAGTTAAAATGCACCTGGAACAATTTGCGCAATCTCCAGCTCGTCCGCATTATTCTGATGCGGACGAGCTGGATATTGTCGTGTAG
- the ARP8 gene encoding Arp8p (similar to Ashbya gossypii AFR135W) yields MDDEREMSVEMDVSMEVTAAATEGKVTKPETGGVASTQSKKVPQHLLEKRRLGRIKAAEEFARKLKKIGIEKQDNIHISQTGLFRVHSLINQKNYSSDYLRKDDQIFSMRERKNLRSGNVNSITNSSQPLIALPDVQDDEVKTNGDEDGLDDTADTNTIVIHPGSRSLKIGLSTDVFPLSIPSCVAIARSEQVEVPSQPRYDNDEEFMGNLQQIQSDFKERMRYYKRKIIPNSHEQVLSYNSKCQPEKIPEHNDLHRIEWIKKSDASTKVYYGEYAERCLPEGFLLRYPFANGSFNVKSPNYNSLQELLNDVVNLITFALSETKLNISKSQFSSYNVVLIIPDLFEKSYVEQMIRLLISEMDFQAVALIQESLASCYGAGLSNSTCVIDIGGSETKISCVDEGQVIQNSCIKLSYGGDDITKLFAELLLQSNFPYEDWNLNTRQGWLLAEQLKKNHITFQDADVAVQLFNFFKRNPNISGAEKYEFKLFNEVMVSPMAYFYPQILALLKPPVEVNKYVQQQLPPSRDPYTCKPDDPQSVSNLGSLSGKWYTEMSKDLDIVRKLISITDKVEALSANSSDGTASDTIVENTEEVSNYMPLDKAIIESVTNAAVLLGDNMSKLTNFYSNLLIVGGSSKVPGLDLILTDRINIWRPRLLSVSTLPVIYKKISDMVKQVESEIKKNNVESEEEIQQSRKKLIKSIKIELENYWESVDPYEHVYPITVLPPPREMDPSMLTWKGGSVFGRIKLCEELYITEMDWEMLGSRILKYKCIFDY; encoded by the coding sequence ATGGACGATGAACGTGAGATGTCAGTTGAAATGGATGTTTCGATGGAGGTGACGGCGGCAGCGACGGAGGGAAAGGTGACGAAGCCGGAAACAGGTGGTGTAGCAAGTACACAGAGTAAGAAAGTACCACAGCATTTGCTTGAGAAAAGACGGTTAGGGAGGATTAAAGCAGCGGAGGAGTTTGCCaggaagttgaagaagatagGGATTGAAAAACAAGACAATATTCATATCTCGCAGACGGGGTTGTTTAGGGTACATTCTTTAATtaatcaaaagaattattCTTCAGATTATCTTAGAAAGGATGATCAAATCTTCTCGATGCGAGAGCGGAAAAACTTGAGAAGTGGGAATGTCAATTCAATAACGAACAGTAGCCAGCCGCTTATTGCTTTACCAGATGTACAGGACGACGAGGTGAAGACAAACGGGGACGAAGATGGGCTTGATGATACGGCGGATACAAACACGATTGTAATACACCCTGGATCGAGATCATTGAAAATTGGTCTATCCACAGATGTGTTTCCGTTGTCTATACCGAGTTGTGTTGCAATTGCAAGGTCTGAACAAGTTGAAGTACCTTCACAACCAAGGTATGACAATGACGAAGAGTTTATGGGGAATTTGCAACAGATTCAGTCTGATTTTAAGGAACGTATGAGGTATTATAAGCGTAAAATTATTCCTAATTCACACGAGCAGGTTCTTTCGTACAACAGTAAGTGCCAGCCTGAAAAGATACCTGAGCATAATGACCTACATAGGATCGAATGGATCAAGAAGTCCGATGCATCTACTAAGGTCTATTACGGTGAATATGCCGAGAGGTGTCTTCCAGAGGGCTTCTTATTACGTTACCCCTTTGCGAACGGCTCATTTAACGTGAAATCTCCAAACTACAATTCTTTACAAGAGTTACTGAATGACGTTGTGAATTTGATTACCTTTGCGCTATCTGAGACAAAGCTAAATATTAGCAAGTCGCAATTTTCAAGCTACAATGTTGTTCTAATAATACCAGActtgtttgaaaagagtTACGTAGAGCAAATGATACGACTTTTAATCTCTGAAATGGACTTTCAGGCTGTGGCGCTCATCCAGGAATCGCTTGCGTCTTGTTACGGTGCTGGGCTCTCAAATTCAACTTGCGTAATAGACATTGGTGGTTCTGAAACTAAAATTTCATGCGTGGATGAAGGCCAAGTTATTCAGAATAGCTGCATAAAACTCTCATATGGAGGTGATGACATTACAAAACTATTTGCTGAGCTGTTGTTGCAGTCAAACTTTCCTTATGAAGACTGGAACTTAAATACAAGACAGGGTTGGTTATTGGCTGAAcaactgaaaaaaaatcacATTACTTTCCAAGATGCGGATGTTGCAGTtcaattgttcaacttcttcaaaaggaatccaaatatatctgGTGCAGAAAAGTATGAattcaaactttttaacGAGGTCATGGTCAGTCCTATGGCTTACTTTTACCCGCAAATTTTGGCTCTGCTAAAACCTCCCGTCGAGGTGAACAAATATGTCCAGCAACAATTGCCACCATCTCGTGACCCATATACCTGCAAACCGGATGATCCTCAATCAGTTTCAAATTTGGGATCTTTAAGCGGTAAGTGGTATACAGAGATGAGCAAGGACTTGGATATTGTTCGTAAGCTTATTAGCATTACTGACAAAGTGGAAGCGTTGTCTGCTAATTCTTCTGATGGAACGGCGTCAGATACTATTGTGGAGAATACTGAAGAAGTTAGCAACTACATGCCCTTAGACAAGGCTATAATTGAATCTGTCACCAATGCAGCTGTATTACTTGGCGATAATATGTCaaaattaacaaatttttACTCAAATCTATTAATTGTTGGTGGTTCGTCAAAGGTTCCAGGGCTAGATCTAATTCTTACTGATAGGATTAATATATGGAGGCCGCGCCTTTTGAGTGTTTCAACTCTTCCTGTGATCTATAAAAAGATCAGCGATATGGTTAAGCAAGTTGAAAGtgaaatcaaaaagaacaacGTTGAATCCGAAGAGGAAATTCAACAAAGCAGGAAAAAACTTATCAAGTCGATTAAAATTGAGCTTGAAAATTATTGGGAGTCTGTTGATCCGTATGAACATGTCTATCCCATTACAGTGCTACCTCCCCCAAGAGAAATGGACCCTTCAATGTTAACGTGGAAAGGTGGAAGTGTGTTTGG